One Pleurocapsa sp. PCC 7327 DNA segment encodes these proteins:
- a CDS encoding DUF6798 domain-containing protein, translated as MSNLQNWAKSDRLLKFKYEFPFAFDVSIYGLIFSLVSILVTGYRVHTENQALQIPLVHYINDPSLYPNDPFGQTLPYYASAVWYLVALGNRIFPLEPLLFSLFVLERLLVIFAAGYTAKTFAPHSKLAIIGAMALIALGLEGPTLGGNALVINYFEQTGLSIPFFLLAFAAFYQQNPWLVALWTALGFNCNSMYGAYALSYLGAAFLLDFNYLRNWKKWLLGFLLFLLLASPGILLTLSAFGREAADKDLWYLVSKVRFPHHLFPLTWNKIEFGKYGAIAALVLAFLYQNCDRFRQLSKLCNIWTGVSFLWLIYAFVAAYVTKSPSMLVMHPGRAITLWYGIAAIALVSAFAVKLETTKGTTRRAFWVIMLSASFLIWYPIVGPFILALALIAIAIHPVWYYILGRGSSSRIALLLSLWVVFVGITSLQERWGKGQSLASAIIYRPSATIEEIANWAQKNTSTDSVFLAEFGLGWQQFRGQSKRPVYMNWKDGSAILWDRTFVTPWVERLKAVGFDITEKGLNLNKSMKKLDDLYKNLRDEDVAKLKSRYKLDYWVISNEKASQFPTAFENQAFKVLNLNERQAG; from the coding sequence ATGAGCAATCTACAGAATTGGGCAAAAAGCGATCGCCTCTTGAAATTTAAATATGAATTTCCATTCGCTTTCGATGTATCTATTTATGGATTAATCTTCTCGCTCGTTTCTATTCTAGTTACGGGTTACAGAGTTCATACCGAAAACCAAGCCCTTCAGATTCCGCTAGTTCATTACATTAACGATCCCTCTCTCTATCCAAACGATCCTTTTGGACAAACTTTACCTTATTACGCTTCGGCAGTTTGGTATCTCGTCGCGTTAGGCAATCGAATTTTTCCTTTAGAACCCTTACTTTTCAGTCTTTTTGTCTTAGAGAGATTGCTAGTCATATTTGCAGCAGGCTATACCGCTAAAACCTTTGCTCCTCACTCTAAATTAGCAATTATTGGGGCGATGGCATTGATAGCGTTAGGGCTGGAAGGACCGACTTTAGGGGGCAATGCGCTAGTCATTAATTACTTCGAGCAAACGGGTTTGTCGATTCCTTTTTTCTTATTAGCTTTTGCCGCTTTTTACCAACAAAATCCCTGGCTGGTCGCTTTATGGACGGCGCTTGGCTTTAATTGTAATAGTATGTATGGAGCCTATGCTCTATCTTACTTGGGAGCTGCATTTTTATTAGATTTCAATTATTTACGTAATTGGAAAAAATGGCTGTTGGGATTTTTGCTCTTTCTTTTATTAGCTTCTCCGGGAATTCTTCTTACCCTCTCTGCCTTCGGTCGAGAAGCGGCAGATAAAGATTTATGGTATTTAGTTAGTAAAGTTCGTTTTCCCCATCATCTCTTTCCGTTGACTTGGAATAAGATTGAATTTGGGAAGTATGGCGCGATCGCAGCTTTAGTACTTGCCTTCCTTTATCAAAATTGCGATCGCTTCAGACAATTATCGAAACTCTGTAACATTTGGACAGGCGTTAGCTTTTTGTGGCTGATTTATGCCTTTGTCGCCGCCTACGTCACTAAATCGCCTTCGATGCTCGTCATGCATCCTGGGAGGGCGATAACGTTGTGGTACGGAATCGCTGCCATTGCCTTGGTTAGCGCTTTTGCCGTCAAACTGGAAACCACAAAAGGAACGACGCGACGAGCCTTTTGGGTAATTATGCTGAGCGCAAGCTTTCTCATTTGGTATCCGATTGTCGGACCATTTATCTTAGCTTTAGCGCTAATCGCGATCGCGATTCATCCGGTCTGGTATTATATTCTCGGTCGAGGAAGTTCTAGCCGCATCGCCCTACTGCTATCCCTTTGGGTTGTCTTTGTCGGCATAACGAGCTTACAGGAGAGATGGGGTAAGGGTCAAAGTTTAGCATCAGCAATTATCTACCGCCCTTCCGCAACTATTGAGGAAATTGCTAATTGGGCGCAAAAGAATACCTCTACTGATTCTGTATTCCTAGCGGAGTTTGGATTGGGTTGGCAGCAATTCCGAGGGCAGTCAAAACGTCCCGTTTATATGAATTGGAAAGATGGTTCAGCAATACTTTGGGATAGAACCTTTGTTACGCCTTGGGTAGAACGCCTTAAGGCAGTGGGTTTTGATATTACCGAAAAGGGGCTAAATTTAAACAAGTCGATGAAAAAGCTCGATGACTTATACAAAAACCTCCGCGATGAAGATGTTGCCAAACTCAAATCTCGCTATAAGCTAGATTATTGGGTCATCTCCAATGAAAAAGCTTCTCAATTCCCCACCGCGTTTGAAAATCAAGCCTTTAAGGTATTGAATTTAAACGAACGGCAAGCGGGGTAG
- a CDS encoding EamA family transporter has product MTLKEFGLLLVSILTSVAGQFFLKAGALKLGKVNAGNAVSHILSIVFTPELIVGLFCYGLGAIAYILLLTRVNLSVAGPSVALIYVFSVVLGYFIYKEAIPISRIVGLGFITCGVILVVWQR; this is encoded by the coding sequence GTGACCCTAAAAGAATTTGGTCTTTTACTTGTTTCTATTCTGACTAGCGTCGCCGGACAATTTTTCTTAAAAGCAGGGGCGTTAAAGTTAGGAAAAGTGAATGCTGGCAATGCCGTTAGTCATATTCTCAGCATTGTATTTACGCCAGAGTTAATTGTTGGTTTATTCTGCTACGGATTGGGCGCGATCGCGTACATTCTCTTGCTTACTCGCGTCAATCTCAGCGTTGCCGGACCCTCAGTCGCTCTAATTTACGTTTTCTCAGTCGTACTCGGCTACTTTATATACAAAGAAGCCATTCCGATTAGTCGTATAGTTGGGTTGGGATTTATTACCTGCGGCGTTATTCTGGTCGTTTGGCAACGCTAA
- a CDS encoding DUF1643 domain-containing protein: MRREAIFDPTGVYRYLLWREWDENAPQIGFIMLNPSTADAKRDDPTIRKCIYLASSWGYGSLAVANLFAYRTAKPKLLRQVVDPIGWENDNYLLKLSHQTQKIIFAWGNHGSWLNRSQAVISLFGDRDKIYCLGKNCTGEPSHPLYLKKETLPILYQL, from the coding sequence ATGAGACGAGAAGCAATATTCGATCCAACAGGCGTTTATCGCTATCTACTCTGGCGAGAGTGGGACGAGAATGCACCTCAAATTGGGTTTATTATGCTCAATCCCAGTACGGCAGATGCCAAAAGAGACGATCCTACCATTCGTAAGTGTATTTATTTGGCTAGCTCTTGGGGCTACGGTTCTCTAGCCGTTGCCAATCTTTTCGCCTATCGAACTGCAAAACCCAAACTATTGCGTCAAGTTGTCGATCCCATCGGTTGGGAAAATGACAATTATCTTCTCAAACTCAGTCATCAAACTCAAAAGATTATTTTTGCCTGGGGAAATCATGGGAGTTGGTTGAACCGCAGTCAAGCTGTAATAAGTTTGTTTGGCGATCGTGATAAGATTTATTGTCTAGGAAAAAATTGCACGGGAGAACCTTCTCACCCTTTATATCTCAAGAAAGAAACGCTGCCGATTCTCTATCAGTTATAA
- a CDS encoding alpha/beta hydrolase, protein MQLLKFFRLGRKSRKRFFQVVLVVFLSLNALSYVGAYALTHFSSPGHFGLGLPRPTSSKLPSDVGFEYVTQRIPINRSEWLETWFIPAQRPVSTGTALLFPGNGGSKAKQLLAPAEVFHRLGYDTLLIDFRGVGGSSGNTTTLGVREAKDVALALSYAQRSNLQRPFVLYGVPMGSAAILKAVAHEKVNPDAVILELSFARLLDAVRSRLRAIRIPTFPMAEMLVFWGSI, encoded by the coding sequence ATGCAGCTACTGAAGTTCTTTAGGCTGGGAAGAAAAAGCAGAAAGCGGTTTTTCCAAGTTGTACTGGTTGTCTTCTTGTCTCTTAATGCTTTGTCTTACGTTGGTGCCTATGCCCTAACACACTTCAGTTCTCCCGGTCATTTTGGGTTGGGACTTCCTAGACCTACTAGCTCTAAACTCCCCAGTGATGTTGGATTTGAATATGTCACACAACGTATCCCCATTAATCGATCGGAGTGGTTAGAGACCTGGTTCATTCCTGCTCAACGTCCTGTATCTACTGGTACTGCCCTGCTATTTCCTGGTAATGGAGGTAGTAAGGCTAAACAACTTCTAGCCCCAGCTGAGGTGTTTCATCGTCTGGGCTACGACACTTTGCTTATTGATTTCCGAGGTGTAGGAGGTTCTAGCGGTAATACGACAACTCTAGGTGTACGGGAAGCTAAAGATGTTGCTCTGGCATTGAGTTACGCTCAACGTTCAAATCTTCAGCGTCCATTTGTTCTCTACGGTGTACCAATGGGAAGTGCAGCGATTCTAAAAGCAGTCGCCCACGAAAAAGTTAATCCTGATGCTGTGATTCTTGAACTTTCCTTTGCAAGACTGTTAGATGCGGTTAGAAGTCGATTAAGAGCAATCAGGATTCCAACATTTCCGATGGCTGAAATGCTTGTCTTCTGGGGAAGTATTTAG
- a CDS encoding GNAT family N-acetyltransferase, with protein MSEFDLEITLREITKENWRDIVRLKVAPHQEQFVASNAASIAEAHFNPEVAWFRAIYAGDVPVGFLMLEDNVAQQEYFLWRFMIAEQYQGRGYGRKALELFFAHVKTRPGADAVETSCVPAKGGPSPFYEKMGFVYTGTEEENGELCMRREL; from the coding sequence ATGTCCGAATTCGACCTCGAAATAACGCTGCGCGAGATCACTAAAGAAAACTGGCGTGATATTGTCCGATTAAAAGTAGCCCCACACCAAGAGCAGTTCGTGGCATCGAACGCCGCGTCTATCGCAGAAGCGCATTTTAATCCAGAGGTTGCTTGGTTCCGTGCGATCTACGCTGGCGATGTGCCAGTTGGTTTTTTAATGTTGGAAGACAATGTAGCTCAGCAAGAGTACTTTCTGTGGCGCTTTATGATCGCTGAGCAATACCAGGGGCGTGGGTACGGACGAAAGGCGCTGGAGTTGTTCTTCGCGCACGTCAAGACGCGCCCTGGAGCGGATGCGGTTGAAACAAGTTGTGTGCCAGCTAAAGGTGGTCCCAGTCCGTTTTACGAGAAGATGGGCTTTGTCTATACCGGAACAGAAGAAGAGAACGGCGAACTGTGTATGCGACGTGAATTGTGA
- a CDS encoding GNAT family N-acetyltransferase: MKIRLFEKQDAEKVARLFHETVREINSRDYSSSQVEAWAPENIHFRDWEKICSNRFTYVADDEGVITGFGELEPNGHIDCFYCHKNYQRCGVGSQIYQAIEAKALDLGVVYLMTEASITAKPFFQRMGFSIIKEQEVTCRGEIFINYIMEKLLYSAA, encoded by the coding sequence ATGAAAATAAGGTTATTTGAAAAGCAAGATGCAGAAAAAGTAGCACGGTTGTTTCATGAAACAGTACGCGAAATAAACAGCCGCGATTACTCAAGCAGTCAAGTTGAGGCATGGGCACCTGAAAATATTCATTTCAGAGATTGGGAAAAGATCTGCTCAAATCGATTCACCTATGTTGCTGATGATGAAGGTGTGATTACTGGATTCGGAGAGCTAGAGCCTAATGGTCATATTGACTGTTTTTACTGCCACAAAAACTATCAACGTTGTGGAGTGGGTAGTCAAATCTATCAAGCGATTGAAGCAAAGGCTTTAGACTTGGGAGTAGTCTATCTAATGACTGAAGCAAGCATCACGGCAAAACCATTTTTTCAACGTATGGGGTTTTCAATCATTAAAGAGCAGGAGGTAACTTGTCGGGGCGAAATATTCATCAATTATATAATGGAGAAGTTGCTGTATAGTGCGGCATAA
- a CDS encoding cyclopropane-fatty-acyl-phospholipid synthase family protein codes for MSTENQIEDIAPLTNLHRGLDRKGPGDSDFSCNILSNLSTLPLKPRIADLGCGSGASALLLAQHYQSTVVAVDASLVFINELKARAKQLSLEHLIIPIQGDMAKLDWSVGSVDLLWSEGAAYNLGFEQALKIWRPLLSDSGIAVISEMSWFADNVAEPAIAFWRNAYPMMGTEAENIDRANRSSFSILSTHRLPIQAWWVNYYEPLRERMQQIKITPSTQSVIREIEEEMRLFEKFSDFYGYTFYVLQAA; via the coding sequence ATGAGTACAGAAAATCAAATTGAGGACATTGCCCCTTTAACTAATTTACACCGTGGACTTGACCGGAAAGGGCCAGGTGACTCCGACTTCTCGTGCAATATTTTGAGCAATCTTTCGACTTTGCCGCTCAAGCCGCGAATTGCCGATTTAGGATGTGGAAGCGGTGCCAGCGCATTGCTGCTTGCACAACACTACCAAAGCACCGTTGTGGCTGTAGATGCCTCGTTGGTTTTTATCAACGAACTCAAAGCTCGCGCCAAACAGCTTAGTCTTGAGCATTTAATCATTCCAATTCAGGGTGACATGGCTAAGCTCGATTGGTCAGTGGGTTCGGTTGATCTGCTTTGGTCTGAGGGGGCTGCTTATAATCTTGGGTTTGAGCAGGCTCTTAAAATCTGGCGACCGCTTCTTTCAGACAGTGGTATTGCCGTCATATCAGAGATGAGTTGGTTTGCTGATAATGTGGCAGAGCCTGCGATTGCGTTTTGGCGAAATGCCTATCCGATGATGGGTACCGAGGCTGAGAATATTGATCGAGCTAATAGGTCTAGCTTTAGCATACTTTCTACGCATCGGCTGCCAATTCAGGCTTGGTGGGTCAATTATTATGAACCGCTCCGTGAGCGGATGCAGCAGATTAAAATCACCCCCAGTACTCAATCCGTTATTCGTGAAATTGAAGAAGAGATGAGACTGTTTGAAAAATTCAGCGACTTCTATGGTTATACATTCTATGTTCTGCAAGCAGCCTAG
- a CDS encoding AraC family transcriptional regulator — MKQALPETKKQPVCNAVAIDFTRDSEVLQVFPSGSLLSSKLGQWNGIHLSYYQHPPHEIPETISNQHLILVHLEIPTQAEQKLDAKFQENQFQVGDILIVPAYTPHYARWDTEHRYLILSLDPTAFLSVVQSTESWDRAELVPHFATADPLVHRIGLALKAELESNNLGGRLYADSLSTTLFIHLLRHYAAQKPILSAQEGGLPIYRLRQVIEYIDAYLDRDLTLAELAAVAHMSPNYFTQLFKQSTGFTPHQYVIRHRVERAKQLLIEGELAIADIALQVGFAHQSHFNRHFKRWMGVTPKVFLNNQ, encoded by the coding sequence ATGAAACAAGCTCTCCCTGAAACCAAAAAACAACCCGTATGTAATGCGGTGGCGATTGACTTCACTAGAGACAGTGAGGTTTTGCAGGTTTTCCCCTCTGGTTCGCTCCTTTCAAGCAAACTGGGCCAGTGGAACGGAATCCATTTGAGCTACTATCAACATCCTCCCCATGAAATTCCTGAAACCATCTCTAATCAGCACTTAATTCTAGTTCACCTAGAGATTCCGACTCAGGCTGAACAAAAACTCGATGCAAAATTTCAAGAAAACCAGTTTCAGGTTGGCGATATTCTGATTGTTCCAGCCTATACGCCTCACTACGCTCGTTGGGACACAGAGCATCGCTACCTGATTCTTAGTCTTGATCCAACCGCATTTCTCAGCGTGGTACAATCAACGGAAAGCTGGGACAGGGCTGAATTGGTGCCTCATTTTGCTACGGCTGATCCGTTAGTTCATCGAATAGGATTGGCTCTGAAAGCTGAACTTGAGTCGAACAACTTGGGCGGGCGACTTTATGCAGATTCGCTCAGCACCACGCTATTTATCCATCTGCTGCGTCACTATGCTGCCCAAAAACCAATCCTCTCAGCCCAAGAAGGTGGGTTGCCAATCTATCGGTTACGGCAGGTGATCGAATATATTGATGCTTATCTCGATCGCGACTTAACCCTAGCTGAACTTGCGGCTGTCGCCCACATGAGCCCGAATTACTTCACACAGCTTTTCAAGCAATCAACTGGATTCACACCCCATCAGTATGTGATTCGGCATCGAGTTGAGCGGGCAAAGCAATTGTTAATTGAGGGTGAGTTGGCGATCGCGGACATTGCGCTTCAGGTCGGGTTTGCCCATCAAAGTCATTTCAATCGCCACTTCAAACGATGGATGGGAGTCACGCCCAAAGTCTTTCTTAACAACCAGTGA
- a CDS encoding FMN-dependent NADH-azoreductase, which produces MSCILHLDSSSRGSRSISRALTKEFVARWLQIHPGDRVTYRDVGQYPVPPVDEAWIAASFSKSEDLAPELASALSVSDELIDELLIADRYVFGIPMYNFSISANFKAYIDQIVRVNRTFTSDWQGLVKNKKMLIITTRGGSYSDASSNQLDFQEPYLRTVFEFIGITDITFIHAENLTMGDESRQQSLREAHIAIQNLVAIW; this is translated from the coding sequence ATGTCCTGTATTCTGCATCTTGACTCCAGCTCTCGAGGAAGTCGCTCTATTTCGCGTGCATTGACGAAGGAATTCGTTGCCCGTTGGCTTCAAATTCACCCAGGCGATCGCGTCACCTACCGCGATGTTGGTCAATATCCAGTTCCACCTGTTGATGAGGCGTGGATTGCTGCATCGTTCAGCAAGTCTGAGGATTTAGCACCTGAACTTGCTAGTGCTTTGAGCGTCTCTGATGAGTTAATTGATGAGTTACTGATTGCCGATCGCTATGTCTTTGGAATTCCCATGTATAACTTCAGTATTTCAGCTAATTTCAAAGCCTACATTGATCAGATTGTGCGCGTAAATCGCACGTTTACTTCGGATTGGCAAGGATTAGTCAAAAATAAAAAAATGTTGATCATCACTACACGGGGTGGAAGTTACTCTGACGCATCCTCAAATCAGCTTGACTTCCAAGAACCCTATCTGCGAACTGTTTTTGAGTTCATTGGGATTACAGATATCACCTTTATCCATGCCGAAAATTTAACGATGGGAGATGAGTCCAGACAACAATCTCTCAGGGAGGCTCATATCGCGATTCAGAATCTTGTTGCCATTTGGTAG
- a CDS encoding MATE family efflux transporter yields MASYSELLLPALKVDDRGKRCIDYRAVFRLILPLFLNSGVQAFLNLTDSWFIGRISTDAIAAMGTLYFLVIVLFTLLGGVGMYVQTLVAQAYGEGNRRQAAQAVWTGCWSALLLLPVFVLLAFSGSGLFSLFQLSPTVEQLAIDYWMPRLFGGAIAVANFALTAFFNGIGQPIVTFMVAIATTVINIALNEWLMFRVGLGMTGAAWATTLSLLCGMLFLLGIFLSRKIRRQFESHRVWQPHWQAIRYLFAFGVPLGLLLTSDLTGLALFQIMQVKLGVVEGAATQIVMMLISTAYMPTLGIAQAGTTLVGQSIGAGDWRWAKRVGNVAIALCILYTVAVSIVLALNGQWLIPLFTPSTDLYAEAVMTLSQILLWLAVVYNIFNAISIGSAFCLQGIGDVRLPSLLAILLNWFGFVPLTHILTFGQGEGLVDFLPQLGWGVLGGWLAAILFTLTMSSLLFWRWRSVFSRKLA; encoded by the coding sequence GTGGCAAGCTATTCAGAATTATTACTTCCTGCTCTCAAAGTTGATGATCGGGGTAAACGCTGTATAGATTATCGTGCTGTTTTCAGATTGATATTACCTCTGTTTCTCAATAGCGGTGTTCAAGCATTCCTTAATCTCACTGATTCCTGGTTCATTGGGCGAATCTCCACTGATGCGATCGCAGCAATGGGGACTCTGTATTTTCTGGTCATTGTTCTGTTCACTTTATTGGGTGGCGTAGGAATGTACGTCCAAACTCTAGTGGCTCAAGCCTATGGAGAGGGCAATCGACGACAGGCAGCTCAAGCTGTTTGGACAGGTTGCTGGAGTGCATTGTTGCTCTTACCTGTGTTTGTTTTGTTAGCATTCTCTGGCTCTGGGCTGTTCTCGCTATTCCAACTATCCCCAACGGTAGAGCAGTTAGCGATAGACTACTGGATGCCACGGTTATTCGGAGGAGCGATCGCCGTTGCGAATTTTGCACTGACTGCTTTTTTTAACGGAATCGGACAGCCGATTGTGACATTCATGGTTGCGATCGCCACCACCGTCATCAACATTGCTCTGAATGAATGGTTAATGTTTCGAGTCGGTTTAGGGATGACAGGAGCAGCATGGGCAACAACCCTTTCGTTATTATGTGGGATGTTATTTCTGCTCGGCATATTTCTCAGTCGTAAAATTCGCCGACAGTTTGAGTCGCACCGAGTTTGGCAACCGCACTGGCAAGCTATTCGGTATCTGTTCGCTTTCGGAGTGCCTCTGGGATTGTTGCTGACCTCAGACCTGACTGGATTGGCACTGTTTCAAATTATGCAGGTCAAGTTGGGTGTTGTCGAAGGAGCCGCCACTCAAATTGTGATGATGCTGATTTCAACGGCGTATATGCCAACGTTAGGGATTGCCCAAGCCGGGACAACCCTAGTGGGTCAATCCATTGGAGCTGGAGATTGGCGCTGGGCAAAACGAGTTGGGAATGTGGCGATCGCGCTCTGCATTTTATACACCGTTGCAGTCAGTATAGTGCTTGCACTCAACGGACAATGGCTCATCCCGTTATTTACCCCTTCAACCGATCTGTACGCTGAAGCGGTGATGACCTTGAGTCAAATCCTACTGTGGTTAGCAGTGGTCTACAACATATTCAATGCGATCAGTATTGGCAGTGCATTTTGTCTCCAGGGAATTGGGGACGTTAGATTGCCTAGCCTGCTTGCTATTCTCTTGAACTGGTTTGGCTTTGTACCATTAACTCACATTCTGACGTTTGGGCAAGGAGAAGGACTAGTCGATTTCTTGCCGCAACTGGGATGGGGTGTTTTGGGCGGATGGCTTGCTGCAATCCTATTCACGCTGACGATGAGTTCGCTTCTATTTTGGCGCTGGCGATCTGTGTTTAGCAGAAAATTGGCTTGA
- a CDS encoding nuclear transport factor 2 family protein has protein sequence MDSEIENQIRECEARLYTAMSASDVPELDILIADDLLFAGPTGELATKAMDLDLHRTGGTQFHEFVPKELEIRVWSEHFALASAKIFLSGTYLGNAFAGDYRYMRVWRRGKSGWQIVGGSVSAMV, from the coding sequence ATGGATTCAGAAATTGAAAACCAAATTCGTGAGTGTGAAGCGAGACTTTATACCGCAATGTCAGCCTCTGATGTACCTGAACTAGATATACTCATTGCCGATGATCTACTTTTCGCTGGGCCAACTGGTGAACTGGCAACTAAAGCAATGGATTTAGACTTGCACCGTACTGGCGGTACTCAGTTTCACGAGTTTGTGCCTAAAGAGCTAGAAATACGTGTTTGGAGCGAACACTTTGCTCTTGCGTCGGCTAAAATCTTCTTGAGCGGCACGTATTTAGGAAATGCCTTCGCAGGTGATTACCGCTATATGAGAGTTTGGCGTAGAGGCAAAAGCGGCTGGCAAATCGTTGGTGGCAGCGTTAGCGCAATGGTTTGA